From Penicillium digitatum chromosome 5, complete sequence, one genomic window encodes:
- a CDS encoding UbiA-like prenyltransferase, putative encodes MNDSITPNSQRNMPRGIWELARLHTREAWLCWYPAIWGACVAAGMRNTSLELAPFLRLIFGIWASVTSTHCAFCTFNDLCDQKLDKHVERCKVRPLPAGMITTSEGILAFICWLPITLAVTWSTLGPVVTAGFIPVWVLSTIYPFMKRIMPFPQVILGAIIGGAVFPGWVGITGDLENLDEALPLFLATASWVVYFDLFYATQDRPDDEKIGVKSLAVLMGKNVQILLAALGILQVLLFAITALWADMSLIFWVLGLGVWMVSVPWHISSLDLKDRHSGGRVFKSNIKLGLYLTGVSLLELFVVHVYDVSVANLRMELR; translated from the exons ATGAATGACTCTATTACCCCAAATTCCCAGCGCAATATGCCTCGCGGTATATGGGAGCTGGCCCGGCTACACACCCGTGAAGCCTGGCTATGTTGGTATCCCGCCATCTGGGGGGCATGTGTGGCCGCCGGTATGCGAAATACCTCGCTGGAACTGGCGCCATTCCTCCGTTTAATCTTCGGAATTTGGGCTAGCGTGACATCTACACATTGCGCATTTTGTACCTTCAA CGATCTCTGCGACCAAAAACTCGATAAACATGTCGAGCGATGCAAGGTCCGCCCTCTGCCAGCTGGGATGATCACCACCTCTGAGGGCATTTTAGCTTTCATCTGCTGGTTGCCGATCACACTCGCTGTTACTTGGAGCACATTGGGCCCGGTCGTCACAGCGGGCTTCATTCCCGTATGGGTGCTGAGCACCATCTACCCGTTCATGAAGCGCATCATGCCATTCCCGCAAGTGATCCTGGGAGCGATAATTGGCGGCGCTGTGTTCCCCGGATGGGTGGGAATTACTGGAGATCTGGAGAACCTGGATGAGGCACTTCCTTTATTCTTAGCTACAGCCTCGTGGGTTGTTTACTTTGATCTCTTCTATGCGACGCAGGATCGTCCGGACGACGAGAAGATCGGCGTAAAGTCACTCGCAGTCTTGATGGGAAAGAATGTTCAGATCCTTCTGGCCGCTCTAGGGATTCTACAGGTATTGCTTTTTGCTATCACCGCACTGTGGGCGGATATGTCGCTCATCTTTTGGGTGCTGGGACTTGGTGTATGGATGGTGAGTGTGCCGTGGCACATCTCGTCATTGGACCTAAAAGATCGACACTCAGGCGGCCGTGTTTTCAAGTCGAATATCAAGCTGGGCTTGTATTTGACCGGTGTGTCTTTGTTGGAGCTCTTTGTGGTACACGTATATGATGTTTCCGTGGCAAATCTCAGGATGGAGCTGCGTTAG
- a CDS encoding Cytochrome P450, giving the protein MLPSKIERFTEWAKIYGGLYSFRIGPATAVVITDRGLVKELLDKRSALYSSRPTCYVGQNLITGGDHLLVMDNKETWRLFRKTVHQHFKASMCENEHVKLLEAEHTQMMRDFLLYPEKHMMHTKRTTNSIIMSLLYGIRTPSWDTPHMQELYEIMERWSKVMETGATPPVDIFPGLKWVPQRWLGNWVDRSVEVGSGMKALYGSFRRRAVEARRKADQGSQSRARTFIDHVLDLQEKENLTDNQVDFLGGVMMEGGSDTGSTMLLVMIQALVQHPEVQERARIEIDTVCGEDRSPTWADFGHLSYITMIVKETMRWRPVTPLSFPHALSQDDWVNGYLLPKGSTVFLNVWGLHHDECVFPNPDRFDPSHYEGRHRLASDYAASPDYMQRDHFIYGAGRRLCPGIHLSERSMFLGAAKLLWGFQFQPELNESGEAIAIDTDPSTGYTEGFLVCPRAFKCRISPRSAARTETILREFAQVESEILCQYATP; this is encoded by the coding sequence ATGCTCCCTTCTAAAATTGAAAGATTCACCGAATGGGCCAAAATCTATGGGGGTCTCTACAGCTTCCGTATTGGCCCAGCCACTGCCGTCGTGATCACCGATCGAGGTCTGGTCAAGGAACTGCTTGACAAACGCAGTGCCCTATACAGCTCCCGACCAACCTGTTATGTCGGACAGAACCTCATCACTGGCGGTGACCATCTCCTCGTTATGGACAACAAGGAAACCTGGCGGCTATTTCGGAAGACAGTGCATCAGCACTTCAAGGCGAGCATGTGCGAAAATGAGCATGTCAAGCTCCTCGAAGCAGAGCACACACAGATGATGCGTGACTTCCTCCTGTATCCAGAGAAACATATGATGCATACCAAACGTACCACCAACAGTATCATCATGAGTCTGTTGTATGGGATTCGGACCCCGTCGTGGGATACACCACATATGCAGGAACTCTACGAGATCATGGAGCGATGGTCCAAGGTGATGGAGACTGGAGCGACGCCACCGGTTGATATCTTCCCGGGGCTCAAATGGGTCCCTCAGCGGTGGCTGGGCAACTGGGTTGATCGGTCGGTAGAGGTGGGCAGCGGCATGAAAGCGTTGTACGGGTCCTTCCGACGACGGGCGGTCGAGGCACGACGAAAGGCCGACCAGGGCTCGCAAAGCCGAGCCCGCACGTTCATCGACCACGTACTCGACCTGCAGGAGAAGGAAAACCTCACTGACAACCAGGTCGACTTCCTCGGTGGCGTTATGATGGAGGGTGGATCCGATACCGGGTCCACAATGCTCCTGGTAATGATTCAGGCACTGGTGCAGCATCCCGAAGTACAAGAGCGGGCACGCATCGAGATCGACACTGTCTGTGGTGAAGACCGATCCCCGACATGGGCAGATTTCGGCCATTTATCGTACATCACCATGATTGTCAAAGAGACGATGCGTTGGCGGCCGGTGACGCCACTCTCATTCCCGCATGCCCTCAGTCAAGATGACTGGGTCAATGGGTATCTCCTACCAAAGGGATCAACGGTGTTTCTGAACGTGTGGGGCCTCCACCACGACGAATGTGTCTTCCCCAATCCTGATCGCTTCGATCCTAGTCATTATGAAGGGCGACATCGCCTGGCGTCGGACTATGCCGCCTCGCCGGACTACATGCAGCGGGATCACTTCATCTACGGGGCTGGACGACGGCTCTGCCCAGGGATCCACCTATCGGAGCGCAGCATGTTCCTGGGAGCGGCGAAGCTGCTATGGGGATTTCAGTTCCAGCCGGAGCTCAATGAGTCGGGGGAGGCAATCGCCATCGACACCGACCCGAGTACGGGGTACACTGAGGGATTTCTGGTTTGTCCGCGGGCATTCAAGTGTAGAATTTCTCCTCGGTCCGCTGCGAGGACCGAGACTATTCTTCGTGAGTTTGCGCAGGTCGAGTCGGAGATCCTTTGTCAGTATGCCACCCCCTAA
- a CDS encoding MacR, translating into MSLSERRQIKKPRLSLSCIVCRRRKVRCGREQPECANCVRMKENCVYRAMIRDESTGRVRQVSPQDRDSRDSRDTTDTTDTTDTTDARPELPWPHWGREAHAPHPHQHSRPRPQFSSNPSPSPHRQEPYPTVPSWEEAIQLPRCRDAKVPQIGSSATRDPSPVPSTNDFSTLDPICRDHLSIRRGGRVRYIGWNFWGFVAGKEKLTDDFFDENQHAQPDLPLPHISSVGMFNLLRSLPTKPVSDALLEAFFLAVWPLVPLVHPPSLQTDYDVFWDWCRNSESALPSAELRDDPTFICLLFAVLYCGASAAPAASWTDTNLQGLQKETTVSHLKSAYMTSLSLCQHMEHPTSNTLVANLLTTPFMDRPFEPMLRMIHVSTTVRIAQTMGLHREGTWSALSDVDKEIRRRIWWHIVWLDVQSSISTGLTPCCESEAWEAVSMVDSHCEGSSDIPTRLSPRTDSVTNRPSVAILYAIGRYQTARLQARILAHLQSAQAPILAGFGELVTDAKELLRKIDALIARIPTQGIPERGYIPSRLANASPSTHPSLYKDDASQPTVFAAWTRIMLTLLKSETAILLQKPFLPPPDSSDAQSRKSWTSMAQLCVNYLRIYLQLYQAPAFSPYVWFCSSHYGPLQCVFIALIYLHSFQKSGETVLARYCVDELIHHSVAQFSAPDSSLTKTSSNDTDSNPSKTRMPLAIQVLVDLHKHLDSSLGAEDRLPLSLDMIECQARCPALPRTKASEFRATPHQPSSGASSSTNRTNNCETPSMTTGPPPVVAGHTPGPPNNGLIDGSDSGLDMDFLATISDLDAWSSSLILEPDNLLALPDNMTPDHAVITGLRPHSPTSGRRGPHEGLDFPVQ; encoded by the exons ATGTCCTTATCCGAACGCCGCCAGATCAAGAAACCCCGATTATCGCTCAGCTGCATCGTCTGTCGACGACGCAAGGTTCGCTGCGGTCGCGAACAGCCAGAATGTGCCAACTGTGTGCGCATGAAAGAGAATTGTGTCTACAGGGCCATGATCCGTGATGAGTCCACCGGCCGTGTACGACAAGTGTCGCCGCAAGACAGAGATTCCAGAGATTCCAGAGATACTACAGACACGACAGACACTACAGACACGACAGATGCCCGCCCAGAGCTGCCGTGGCCCCATTGGGGCCGAGAGGCCCATGCGCCACATCCCCATCAACATTCTAGACCTCGTCCTCAGTTCTCCTCCAATCCTAGTCCGTCCCCACATCGACAAGAGCCATATCCAACAGTCCCTTCATGGGAAGAGGCGATTCAACTCCCCAGGTGTCGCGATGCGAAGGTTCCGCAAATTGGTAGCTCCGCAACCCGGGATCCTTCCCCTGTGCCATCAACAAATGATTTCTCGACCCTGGATCCTATCTGCCGCGATCATTTGAGTATACGACGAGGTGGCCGTGTGAGATATATTGGTTGGAATTTCTGGGGGTTCGTGGCTGGAAAG GAGAAGCTGACCGATGATTTCTTTGACGAAAACCAGCACGCCCAACCGgatcttccccttccccATATTTCCTCTGTGGGCATGTTTAATCTCCTACGGTCGCTACCCACCAAGCCCGTGAGCGATGCCCTGCTGGAGGCATTCTTTCTTGCCGTGTGGCCGCTTGTTCCACTGGTACACCCGCCTTCCCTACAGACAGATTATGATGTGTTCTGGGATTGGTGTCGGAACAGCGAGAGCGCTTTACCCTCCGCTGAACTTCGTGATGATCCTACCTTTATCTGCCTTCTCTTCGCAGTCCTCTATTGTGGCGCATCTGCCGCGCCCGCTGCCAGCTGGACAGATACCAACCTGCAGGGTCTACAGAAGGAGACTACAGTGAGCCACCTTAAGTCGGCATATATGACGAGTCTTTCCCTATGTCAGCATATGGAACATCCAACATCAAATACGCTAGTTGCAAATTTGCTGACTACACCGTTCATGGACCGGCCTTTCGAGCCCATGCTGAGGATGATTCACGTGAGCACGACGGTGCGCATTGCCCAAACAATGGGCTTACATCGGGAGGGAACATGGTCTGCGCTGAGTGATGTCGATAAAGAAATCCGACGTCGGATTTGGTGGCACATTGTTTGGCTCGATGTGCAGTCGAGTATCTCCACAGGGCTGACCCCCTGTTGCGAGAGCGAGGCCTGGGAGGCCGTGAGCATGGTTGATTCTCACTGCGAAGGGTCCAGCGATATCCCTACCAGGCTTTCCCCGCGCACAGACTCTGTAACCAATCGACCATCGGTGGCCATTCTTTACGCGATCGGACGTTATCAGACTGCTCGATTACAAGCGAGGATTTTGGCGCACCTGCAGAGTGCGCAGGCCCCAATTCTGGCGGGTTTTGGTGAGCTGGTCACAGATGCCAAGGAGCTTCTGCGGAAGATCGACGCACTTATCGCGCGCATTCCTACGCAGGGAATCCCGGAAAGGGGGTACATCCCATCCCGTTTGGCTAATGCATCGCCATCCACACATCCCTCGTTATACAAGGATGATGCAAGCCAGCCAACCGTGTTTGCGGCATGGACTCGAATTATGCTAACATTGCTGAAATCGGAAACAGCCATTTTGCTGCAGAAACCATTTCTGCCACCCCCAGATAGTTCCGATGCGCAATCACGCAAGTCTTGGACCAG CATGGCGCAGCTCTGCGTGAATTACTTGCGTATCTACCTGCAGCTGTATCAAGCACCTGCGTTCTCCCCATACGTGTGGTTCTGCTCCAGCCACTATGGGCCTCTTCAATGCGTCTTTATCGCCCTAATTTATCTGCATTCCTTCCAGAAGTCTGGAGAGACTGTGCTGGCGCGATACTGCGTTGATGAGCTTATACATCACAGCGTAGCCCAATTTTCAGCTCCAGATTCCTCCTTGACGAAGACTAGCTCTAACGATACCGATTCCAATCCGAGCAAGACGCGGATGCCATTGGCTATCCAGGTTCTCGTTGACCTGCACAAACACCTCGACTCCTCCCTCGGGGCTGAAGACCGGCTCCCGCTGTCATTGGACATGATTGAGTGTCAGGCCCGCTGTCCTGCGTTGCCCCGTACCAAGGCGTCAGAGTTCCGCGCGACTCCCCACCAGCCCTCTTCCGGTGCATCATCTTCCACGAATCGCACCAACAATTGTGAAACCCCATCCATGACCACAGGACCTCCTCCAGTGGTTGCTGGTCACACACCAGGCCCGCCGAACAACGGTTTAATCGACGGGAGTGACTCGGGCTTAGACATGGACTTCCTTGCTACGATTTCCGATCTCGACGCCTGGTCTTCGTCATTGATTCTGGAACCCGACAATCTTCTCGCACTTCCTGATAATATGACGCCTGATCATGCTGTAATCACCGGGTTACGCCCACACAGTCCAACATCTGGTCGCCGTGGCCCGCATGAAGGCCTCGATTTCCCAGTGCAATAG
- a CDS encoding Zinc-binding alcohol dehydrogenase, putative — MSSTDYKFEGWVGLSPEAAQGKMVWQEFEPKPWEETDIDIKVTHCGVCGSDLHTLRSGWGPTNYPCCVGHEVVGIAVRVGSQAVGDIKIGDRVGVGAQSGSCQNKDGDCESCAAGLEQHCSKMVGTYNGIYPNGGKSYGGYSTYNRSPSHFVIKIPDAISSADAAPMLCGGITTYSPLKRNGCGPGKTVGVVGIGGLGHFAILFAKALGADRVVAISRKSDKKEDALKLGADEFIATGEEEDWATHHASSLDLIISTASSSKMPIVQYCGLLRLHGTFIQLGVPEDGALEIPAFVLIAKALKIGGSLIGSPGEIREMLELAAAQGVKPWIQECPMKDANQAIVKMENGDARYRYVLTNEQ, encoded by the exons ATGTCTTCCACCGATTACAAGTTCGAAGGCTGGGTAGGCCTCAGCCCCGAAGCCGCCCAGGGGAAGATGGTCTGGCAGGAATTCGAGCCTAAGCCCTGGGAGGAAACCGACATCGATATCAAGGTCACTCACTGTGGTGTCTGTGGCTCGGATTTGCACACTCTGCGCAGTGGTTGG GGACCCACCAACTACCCTTGCTGCGTCGGCCACGAGGTTGTCGGCATTGCCGTCCGCGTCGGATCCCAGGCCGTGGGAGATATTAAGATCGGTGACCGTGTCGGTGTTGGCGCGCAGAGCGGCTCGTGTCAGAACAAGGATGGAGACTGTGAATCCTGCGCCGCGGGTCTCGAACAACACTGCAGCAAGATGGTCGGCACGTATAACGGGATTTACCCCAACGGTGGCAAGTCGTACGGTGGTTACTCCACATACAACCGCTCTCCTTCGCACTTCGTGATCAAGATCCCGGATGCCATCTCCTCTGCCGACGCGGCCCCTATGCTCTGCGGTGGAATCACTACCTACTCGCCCCTCAAGCGGAACGGCTGTGGCCCCGGAAAGACCGTTGGAGTCGTTGGCATTGGCGGTCTGGGTCACTTTGCTATTTTGTTCGCCAAGGCTCTCGGTGCTGACCGCGTCGTCGCTATCTCCCGCAAGTCTGATAAGAAGGAGGATGCGCTCAAGCTGGGTGCGGATGAGTTCATCGCTACCGGTGAGGAGGAGGACTGGGCCACCCACCACGCTAGCTCTCTCGACTTGATCATCTCCACTGCCTCCTCTTCCAAGATGCCTATTGTTCAGTACTGTGGACTTCTGCGCCTCCACGGTACCTTCATCCAGCTCGGTGTCCCCGAGGATGGTGCTCTGGAGATCCCGGCTTTCGTGCTTATTGCTAAGGCTCTCAAGATCGGTGGCTCATTGATCGGAAGCCCAGGTGAGATCCGGGAAATGTTGGAGTTGGCTGCTGCCCAGGGCGTCAAGCCTTGGATTCAGGAGTGTCCCATGAAGGATGCCAACCAGGCCATCGTTAAAATGGAAAACGGCGATGCTCGTTACCGCTACGTTCTCACAAACGAGCAATAA
- a CDS encoding Major facilitator superfamily domain, general substrate transporter, with protein MADQDFFDEKHKIGEQIITSPSESVHGIVKDWDTEESAVRRKIDFILLPILAGAFFALQMDRGNISAVLTSTITKDLHITTNQINIGSQLLSAGIVLSEIPSNIILQRIGPRVWLSGQLFAWGLVATFQAFVKSFPAYLVTRILLGFCEGGFIPGALYYLSTWYKKDETSLRTSLFFYGQMFASATSSLISAGLLQLNGTHGMEGWRWIFLVEGLITLFIAIVFTLLVPPAAGDGRPLISFGRWSYFTERESHIIRNRVLLDDPLKAKGHIQISGSDIWQTVKQPRILQHVFVTLVSMTGFNGLTQYTPSMIKGLGFGAVRANALASVPVYCSMIWLIVLSLAADKTRHRGPFVLLAITWNVISYACLRTSSPHASRWHRYGVIAVANISYCSMHILNVGWLSFYCRTPQERSVALALVIMAANCAGIAGSQIFRTSDAPRYLHGLTAICSIAGASWVLALVLCVQYYFRRQKAGSSGHGGEAKA; from the exons ATGGCAGATCAAGATTTCTTCGATGAGAAACACAAAATAGGCGAGCAGATCATTACTTCACCTAGTGAGTCTGTTCATGGTATCGTCAAAGACTGGGATACCGAAGAATCGGCCGTTCGACGGAA AATCGACTTCATCCTCCTTCCTATTCTCGCAGGCGCCTTCTTCGCCTTGCAAATGGATCGCGGCAATATCAGTGCCGTTTTGACGTCGACAATCACCAAAGATCTCCATATCACAACAAACCAAATAAATATCGGATCACAACTGCTCTCCGCGGGGATTGTTCTTTCAGAGATCCCCTCGAATATCATCCTGCAGCGAATAGGACCTCGTGTCTGGTTGTCAGGTCAATTGTTCgcttgggggttggtggcAACCTTCCAGGCCTTTGTAAAGTCGTTCCCCGCGTACCTGGTTACGAGAATTTTGTTGGGATTCTGTGAGGGTGGCTTTATTCCTG GCGCTCTATACTATCTCTCCACTTGGTACAAAAAGGATGAGACCAGTCTTCGTACCAGTCTTTTCTTCTATGGGCAGATGTTCGCATCGGCTACATCGAGCTTGATATCTGCCGGTCTGCTTCAGCTGAATGGCACCCATGGGATGGAGGGATGGAGATGGATCTTTCTTG TCGAGGGCTTGATCACCCTGTTTATCGCAATCGTCTTCACTCTCCTTGTGCCCCCAGCTGCCGGAGACGGACGTCCATTAATCTCCTTCGGTCGCTGGAGCTACTTCACGGAGCGCGAGTCACATATCATTCGCAACCGCGTTCTGCTAGATGACCCCCTCAAAGCCAAGGGCCACATCCAGATTTCGGGATCGGATATCTGGCAGACCGTCAAGCAGCCGCGCATCTTGCAACATGTGTTTGTAACTTTGGTCTCGATGACTGGCTTCAATGGGTTGACCCAATACACACCCAGCATGATCAAAGGGCTCGGATTCGGGGCCGTCCGGGCGAACGCCTTGGCTTCGGTTCCGGTCTACTGTAGCATGATCTGGCTGATTGTCTTGTCTTTGGCGGC TGACAAAACGAGACACCGGGGTCCCTTTGTGCTCTTGGCGATCACTTGGAATGTGATTTCCTACGCTTGTCTTCGGACAAGTAGCCCCCACGCTTCGAGGTGGCACCGGTATGGTGTGATTGCCGTTGCGAACATCTCTTATTGCAGCATGCA TATCCTCAATGTCGGCTGGCTGTCATTCTACTGCCGCACACCCCAGGAACGTAGCGTTGCCCTGGCGTTGGTCATCATGGCTGCTAACTGTGCCGGTATCGCTGGCTCGCAGATTTTTCGCACTTCCGACGCCCCGAGGTATTTGCATGGTCTCACTGCCATCTGCTCTATTGCGGGTGCCTCATGGGTTCTTGCTTTAGTGCTTTGTGTTCAGTATTATTTCCGCCGGCAAAAAGCGGGTTCTTCGGGTCATGGAGGGGAGGCGAAAGCTTGA
- a CDS encoding Alkaline phosphatase-like, alpha/beta/alpha: protein MSAPIPLQRHTHLFQDVTVPRTANFNPDQPSGVSWVHDLPLQNQSVVDYHDHFYRSRLRALQGVDELVDGLVTRLEKSGQLDHTYIIYTSDNGFHIGQHRLPPGKTCGFEEDIRVPLFIRGPGVAKGDVQDAVTTHVDLAPTLFHLAGIPTRDDFDGTAIPVMPGFGGERHEHVTVEYWGSAVVEGAYSGLGPGGSTLIPNNTYKSVRLLGEGYNLYYSVWCNNEHELYDLSTDPYQLNNLYPTTFQGDCEAPHILGRTLSQTLSRLDALLMVLKSCQGMTCIEPWDVLQPVDPVSTLKDALHPQYDGFYGAQPRVSFDWCDAGYIVDAEGPQVPLTSRYGVSWDVWV, encoded by the exons ATGTCTGCACCCATCCCCCTCCAACGACACACGCATTTATTCCAGGATGTCACGGTGCCTCGCACGGCAAATTTCAATCCGGACCAG CCAAGTGGAGTCAGCTGGGTTCATGATCTGCCTCTGCAGAATCAATCGGTGGTCGACTACCACGATCACTTTTATCGTTCCCGTCTGCGCGCCCTTCAAGGTGTGGATGAATTAGTGGATGGGCTTGTCACTCGCCTTGAAAAGAGTGGTCAGCTGGATCATACGTATATCATCTATACCTCGGATAATGGGTTCCACATTGGCCAGCACAGACTGCCACCCGGGAAGACTTGCGGGTTTGAGGAGGATATTCGGGTCCCCTTGTTCATTCGGGGCCCTGGAGTTGCCAAGGGAGATGTACAGGATGCGGTGACTACTCATGTGGACTTGGCACCGACCTTGTTCCATCTTGCGGGTATTCCGACCAGGGATGATTTCGATGGTACAGCCATTCCTGTGATGCCCGGGTTTGGTGGTGAGCGGCATGAACATGTGACCGTGGAATATTGGGGTTCTGCGGTGGTCGAAGGTGCTTATAGTGGTCTTG GCCCCGGAGGCTCGACCCTCATCCCGAACAACACCTACAAATCCGTGCGCTTGCTTGGAGAAGGCTACAATCTGTACTACTCGGTCTGGTGCAACAATGAACACGAACTGTACGATCTCTCG ACCGATCCGTACCAGCTGAACAATCTGTACCCGACGACATTCCAGGGGGACTGTGAGGCTCCCCACATTCTCGGTCGCACCTTATCCCAGACTCTCAGTCGACTCGACGCTCTTTTGATGGTCCTCAAGTCGTGTCAGGGTATGACTTGCATCGAGCCTTGGGATGTTCTCCAACCGGTAGACCCAGTGAGTACGCTCAAAGATGCTTTACATCCACAATATGATGGCTTCTATGGCGCACAGCCTCGGGTCTCCTTTGACTGGTGTGATGCGGGATACATCGTGGACGCCGAAGGTCCCCAAGTGCCGTTAACTAGTCGATATGGCGTGTCTTGGGATGTATGGGTATAA